One stretch of Vulgatibacter sp. DNA includes these proteins:
- a CDS encoding tyrosine-type recombinase/integrase has product MKLTKRSDGRYTTAVSLGRGKRKYVYGTNPDDVKRKAVAVLSAHYEGKTITTAKGSVGAFLDRWIKHLQAEGRLRPRTLAGYEQYVELYLKPGLGSVPLAKLTAADVAEFLAARKARPRDGRKGRTAEKLSPLTMRHCHAILRRALKQAMRWELIAKNPASADFIDAPRVQRKEARYLGAAEARKLLGVLKEDRLGALFLVMIATGLRPSEAYGLTWARVDLDAAVLHIREGLERDRETRRWFLGELKTEKSRRDLPLPAPAVGALREYRLQQNEEKMAFRKEWRDAPLPDLVFTTRGGNPLDDAHVRRTFRELLEVAGVPHATPYALRHSWASLALLQGVPLRVVAEGLGHTGVTLAATTYAHVAPELQRDAADRIGKVLLGED; this is encoded by the coding sequence ATGAAGCTCACCAAGCGCAGCGATGGCCGCTACACCACCGCCGTCAGCCTGGGGCGCGGGAAGCGGAAGTACGTCTACGGGACCAACCCCGACGACGTGAAGCGCAAGGCGGTGGCAGTCCTCTCCGCACACTACGAAGGGAAGACCATCACCACGGCGAAGGGCAGCGTCGGCGCCTTCCTCGACCGCTGGATCAAGCACCTACAAGCCGAGGGGCGGCTGCGGCCGCGCACGCTCGCCGGCTACGAGCAGTACGTCGAGCTCTACCTCAAGCCGGGGCTCGGCTCCGTCCCCCTGGCGAAGCTCACCGCTGCGGATGTTGCCGAGTTCCTCGCGGCGCGGAAGGCACGGCCCCGCGATGGACGGAAGGGGCGCACGGCGGAGAAGCTCTCGCCGCTCACGATGCGCCACTGCCACGCGATCTTGCGGCGTGCGCTCAAGCAGGCGATGCGGTGGGAGCTCATCGCCAAGAACCCCGCATCTGCCGACTTCATCGACGCCCCCAGGGTGCAGCGTAAGGAGGCCCGCTACCTCGGCGCCGCGGAGGCCCGGAAGCTGCTCGGCGTGTTGAAGGAGGACCGTCTCGGCGCCCTCTTCCTCGTGATGATCGCCACTGGCCTACGCCCCTCGGAAGCCTATGGGCTGACGTGGGCGCGGGTGGATCTCGACGCCGCGGTGCTGCACATCCGCGAGGGCCTCGAGCGCGACCGCGAGACGCGGCGCTGGTTCCTCGGTGAGCTCAAGACGGAGAAGAGCCGCCGCGACCTACCGCTGCCGGCGCCCGCTGTCGGCGCGCTCCGCGAGTACCGGCTGCAGCAGAACGAGGAGAAGATGGCCTTTCGGAAGGAGTGGCGGGACGCGCCGCTCCCCGACCTCGTGTTCACCACGCGGGGCGGGAATCCACTCGACGACGCCCACGTCCGGCGCACGTTCCGTGAGCTGCTCGAGGTGGCCGGGGTCCCGCACGCCACGCCCTATGCCCTGCGCCATTCGTGGGCCAGCCTGGCGCTACTGCAGGGCGTTCCGCTGCGAGTCGTCGCAGAGGGCCTCGGCCATACCGGCGTCACCCTGGCCGCCACAACCTACGCCCACGTTGCCCCGGAGCTGCAGCGGGACGCCGCCGATCGGATCGGCAAGGTGTTGTTGGGCGAAGACTAG
- a CDS encoding HGGxSTG domain-containing protein, whose translation MGAAASRQMTPAEIQARAVCGARLPDGRKCGCRPVENPQTGFPRNGRCAAHGGWSTGPRTAEGLARAVTAMFEARGLTPRK comes from the coding sequence ATGGGCGCTGCAGCTTCCCGCCAGATGACACCCGCCGAGATCCAGGCCCGCGCGGTCTGTGGCGCTCGTCTCCCCGATGGCCGCAAGTGCGGCTGCCGGCCCGTCGAGAACCCGCAGACCGGCTTTCCACGCAACGGTCGCTGCGCCGCTCACGGCGGCTGGAGCACCGGCCCCCGCACCGCAGAAGGACTCGCCCGTGCTGTGACCGCGATGTTCGAGGCGCGAGGGCTGACCCCTCGCAAGTAA
- the xerD gene encoding site-specific tyrosine recombinase XerD: MPRPRTRTPTFGPLDPLLDLFLGYIRVERGLGPKTVDAYGEDLRDYLDDLHKAGLGDAEAIEPDHIQTHLLHLAERGLGARSQARHLAAIRMFHRFLCADRITKKDPARVIERPKAVRKLPIYLTVDEVEGLLAAPEVVKPTGARDKAMIELLYATGLRVSELVGLELNDLNLTAGYLIAKGKGNKERIVPVGLIARAAVEHYLDGPRLTICRGRAGRALFVGPTGRPLTRQGFWKILRKYAVQAGIDRPISPHKLRHSFATHLLERGADLRAVQQMLGHADVATTQIYTHVDSRRLRGLYDRFHPRA; the protein is encoded by the coding sequence GTGCCGCGCCCCCGCACCCGCACGCCGACCTTCGGCCCCCTCGATCCGCTCCTCGATCTCTTCCTCGGCTACATCCGGGTGGAGCGGGGCCTCGGGCCGAAGACCGTCGACGCCTACGGCGAGGATCTGCGCGACTACCTCGACGACCTGCACAAGGCGGGGCTCGGCGACGCCGAAGCGATCGAGCCCGACCACATCCAGACCCACCTGCTCCACCTGGCCGAGCGCGGCCTCGGGGCGCGCTCGCAGGCGCGGCATCTGGCGGCGATCCGGATGTTCCACCGCTTCCTCTGCGCCGACCGGATCACGAAGAAGGATCCGGCCCGGGTGATCGAGCGGCCGAAGGCGGTGCGGAAGCTGCCGATCTACCTCACCGTGGACGAGGTGGAGGGGCTGCTCGCCGCACCCGAGGTGGTGAAGCCCACCGGCGCCCGCGACAAGGCGATGATCGAGCTGCTCTACGCCACGGGCCTGCGTGTCTCGGAGCTGGTGGGGCTCGAGCTCAACGACCTCAACCTCACCGCCGGCTACCTGATCGCGAAGGGCAAGGGCAACAAGGAGCGGATCGTGCCGGTGGGACTGATCGCGCGGGCTGCGGTGGAGCATTACCTCGACGGCCCGCGGCTCACCATCTGCAGGGGCCGGGCGGGTCGGGCGCTCTTCGTCGGCCCCACCGGCAGGCCGCTCACCCGGCAGGGCTTCTGGAAGATCCTGCGGAAGTACGCGGTGCAGGCGGGGATCGATCGGCCGATCTCCCCTCACAAGCTGCGGCACTCCTTCGCCACCCACCTGCTCGAGCGCGGGGCGGATCTGCGGGCGGTGCAGCAGATGCTGGGACATGCCGACGTGGCGACGACGCAGATCTACACCCACGTCGATTCGCGGCGGCTGCGCGGCCTCTACGACCGCTTCCACCCGCGGGCGTGA
- a CDS encoding DnaB-like helicase C-terminal domain-containing protein yields METLAENPVLDPNIAIERKLLGAILIDPAVIRLPGVADLSVDDFEAQESRIIFRDMQQHPEGIATDLIKLRLNKAGLLTSKVIDALTDAEERSLTKANAGVDAAIIKARAAERKEEATRQAVAREVLAVARGIASGEVPASEARRIVVERLDRVAERAAPRSRRFVTGPGAFAAPFERLLRRLTQREKPIPTSLPTLNKIMGGGLGRGVHVIVGNTGTGKSQLALELALTAAEQGYPSLYLGLELDDLDVTARIMGLRSGRDKRWADFFLGNADQQDYAAAVGALNNVSNLPFAYHTPTALAWSHTELRSTAAELRDLHPEEEPGALPMLIVLDFLQIVDGTERELRERIKAASYSARAVAIAYNTAIVLVSSTGREHYATLSGETKKTSGGGNIEAFGEGDPSRFVGMGKESGEIEFSADSLLVLGRTPSKDLRMGVAKLRARPTEHADFNGWIDLAFDGNRHREPAAPRKVEGFGR; encoded by the coding sequence ATGGAAACCCTAGCAGAGAACCCGGTTCTCGACCCCAACATCGCGATCGAGCGCAAGCTACTCGGCGCCATTCTCATCGACCCGGCAGTCATCCGCCTCCCCGGTGTCGCCGACCTCAGCGTCGATGACTTCGAGGCGCAGGAGTCGCGGATCATCTTCCGCGACATGCAGCAGCACCCCGAGGGTATCGCCACCGACCTGATCAAGCTGCGGCTCAACAAGGCCGGCTTACTGACTTCCAAGGTCATCGACGCCCTGACCGACGCGGAGGAGCGAAGCCTCACCAAGGCGAATGCCGGCGTCGATGCCGCAATCATCAAGGCCCGCGCAGCGGAACGAAAGGAAGAGGCGACTCGACAAGCCGTAGCGCGCGAGGTGCTCGCCGTCGCCCGCGGCATCGCGTCGGGAGAGGTGCCCGCCAGCGAGGCGCGGCGCATCGTCGTCGAGCGTCTCGACCGTGTGGCCGAGCGTGCTGCCCCCAGAAGCCGCAGATTCGTCACCGGCCCCGGAGCCTTCGCCGCACCCTTCGAGCGCCTCCTGCGCCGTCTGACGCAGCGAGAGAAGCCCATCCCCACGTCGCTCCCGACGCTCAACAAGATCATGGGCGGCGGACTGGGGCGCGGCGTGCACGTCATCGTCGGGAACACCGGCACCGGCAAGTCGCAGTTGGCGCTTGAACTCGCGCTGACCGCTGCTGAGCAGGGCTACCCGTCGCTCTATCTGGGCCTCGAGCTCGACGACCTCGACGTTACTGCGCGCATCATGGGGCTGCGGAGCGGGCGGGATAAGCGGTGGGCCGACTTCTTCCTCGGCAACGCCGACCAGCAGGATTACGCCGCGGCGGTGGGGGCGCTCAACAACGTCAGCAACCTGCCCTTCGCCTACCACACCCCTACGGCACTGGCCTGGAGCCACACAGAGCTCCGGTCCACCGCTGCGGAGCTGCGGGATCTCCATCCCGAGGAGGAGCCCGGCGCGCTGCCGATGCTCATCGTCCTCGACTTCCTGCAGATCGTCGACGGCACCGAACGGGAATTGCGGGAGCGCATCAAGGCTGCCTCCTACTCCGCCCGCGCGGTCGCCATCGCCTACAACACCGCCATCGTCCTCGTGTCGAGCACGGGGCGGGAGCACTACGCGACGCTCTCCGGCGAGACGAAAAAGACCTCCGGCGGCGGCAACATCGAGGCGTTCGGCGAGGGCGACCCCTCGCGCTTCGTCGGCATGGGGAAAGAGTCCGGGGAGATCGAGTTCAGCGCCGATTCCCTCCTCGTCCTGGGGCGCACGCCGAGCAAGGACCTGCGGATGGGCGTGGCGAAGCTGCGCGCCCGTCCGACCGAGCATGCCGACTTCAACGGCTGGATCGACCTCGCGTTCGACGGGAACCGCCACCGCGAGCCCGCCGCCCCGCGCAAGGTGGAGGGCTTCGGGCGATGA
- a CDS encoding helix-turn-helix domain-containing protein encodes MNARTRIEERYDELVARAEAAGDAPILSPPGLHLPGYHDESEPNPQPMTATINGEVFTYRKAAALMRQWRKEGVDRTVEDLEHAVELLVEVPLRRAVLARPAVGEWWSWALDSKAGKIAWLVAVTLPRIGFAEQVLDSFPSQADAAKVLAWVRERFLDEFEPELSGILQRVADEHGRFLCVVIDRGGWVRHWRDGALAVLHLAEERVRQSGSHPVVRISANREAHESLRILSAGGRSGPESPWASATTAEDWVELVWDGRPRPVQLRIAFDKSSPIDGAILRGLLDELQEDGVRDWILFWRMAGEQGATGHFRWTWREHRERTSYARRLASKKASESELAASVVKRIWRMKNAELRHHRALDDNTVGFVRVGPFGLIDIPAGVEEIGKAGRSLVAAKMQINPAIYAGAHRAAKSPNFTLIPERALELPSRALRLLAFLVYQWHYDRNPEGTTLRAGTLWEYASIRAGLRTQRKRWPAAKQALDRDLDLLVSEIGITVTADEIVNPEALYRIRAPNWWIDRIIHGVPPHYGPSVASVPRTGRELKGWREAQGMSQAQIAAAIGVDQKTISRAEQAPLVPLRPRLLTALATVRGKAA; translated from the coding sequence ATGAATGCCCGCACCAGAATCGAGGAACGCTACGACGAGCTCGTTGCGCGCGCAGAGGCAGCCGGGGACGCGCCGATCCTGTCGCCTCCAGGCCTCCATCTCCCCGGATACCACGACGAATCGGAGCCGAATCCGCAGCCGATGACCGCCACCATCAACGGCGAGGTCTTCACCTACCGCAAGGCGGCGGCGCTAATGCGGCAGTGGCGCAAGGAAGGGGTCGACCGGACCGTCGAGGACCTCGAGCACGCCGTCGAACTCCTCGTCGAGGTCCCGCTGCGGCGCGCTGTGCTCGCACGGCCCGCCGTGGGCGAGTGGTGGAGTTGGGCGCTCGACTCCAAGGCGGGCAAGATCGCGTGGCTTGTCGCCGTCACTCTCCCGCGCATCGGCTTCGCAGAGCAGGTTCTCGACAGCTTCCCGTCGCAGGCGGACGCGGCGAAGGTTCTCGCGTGGGTGCGGGAGCGCTTCCTCGACGAGTTCGAGCCCGAGCTGTCGGGCATTCTGCAGCGCGTCGCCGACGAGCATGGCCGATTCCTTTGCGTCGTCATCGACCGCGGAGGATGGGTTCGCCACTGGCGCGACGGCGCTCTCGCCGTCCTGCATCTCGCGGAGGAAAGGGTGAGGCAGAGCGGCTCCCATCCAGTCGTCCGAATCAGCGCCAACCGGGAGGCTCACGAATCACTGCGCATCCTCTCGGCGGGCGGGCGGAGCGGGCCTGAATCGCCGTGGGCGTCGGCGACGACGGCGGAGGATTGGGTCGAGCTCGTATGGGACGGACGACCGCGGCCCGTGCAGTTGCGGATCGCCTTCGACAAGAGCAGCCCCATCGACGGCGCCATCCTTCGCGGCCTCCTCGACGAACTCCAGGAGGACGGCGTCCGCGACTGGATCCTGTTCTGGCGCATGGCCGGCGAGCAGGGCGCTACGGGACACTTCCGATGGACGTGGCGGGAGCACCGCGAGAGGACGAGCTACGCGCGCCGCCTCGCATCGAAGAAGGCGAGCGAGAGCGAACTCGCGGCGTCCGTGGTGAAGCGGATCTGGCGGATGAAGAATGCCGAGCTCCGCCACCACCGAGCCCTCGACGACAACACGGTCGGCTTCGTGCGGGTGGGACCGTTCGGCCTCATCGACATCCCAGCTGGCGTCGAGGAGATCGGGAAGGCGGGGCGCTCCCTCGTCGCCGCGAAGATGCAGATCAACCCGGCGATCTACGCTGGCGCCCACCGCGCGGCGAAGAGCCCGAACTTCACGTTGATCCCCGAGCGTGCCCTCGAGCTCCCGTCGCGGGCGCTGCGCCTCCTCGCCTTCCTCGTCTACCAGTGGCACTACGACCGCAACCCGGAGGGCACCACGCTCAGGGCAGGCACGCTGTGGGAGTACGCCAGCATCCGCGCCGGCCTGCGGACGCAGCGCAAGAGGTGGCCCGCAGCGAAGCAGGCCCTCGACCGCGACCTCGACCTCCTCGTCAGCGAAATCGGGATCACCGTCACCGCCGACGAGATAGTCAACCCGGAGGCGCTGTACCGAATCCGTGCGCCGAACTGGTGGATCGACCGCATCATCCACGGCGTGCCGCCGCACTACGGGCCGAGCGTCGCCAGCGTGCCGCGCACGGGCCGCGAGTTGAAGGGCTGGCGGGAAGCGCAGGGGATGAGCCAGGCGCAGATCGCCGCCGCCATCGGCGTGGATCAGAAGACCATCTCGCGCGCCGAGCAGGCGCCGTTGGTGCCGCTGCGACCTCGTCTTCTGACCGCCCTCGCTACCGTTCGCGGCAAGGCGGCTTAG
- the mgtE gene encoding magnesium transporter: MSKELESLNEEELLEAWPLLSTEERSEGIRLLDRQQQEDLFLALGGRDQHAFLASLPQTERRSWVRMLPPDDAADLVQEAPPEERQRLLALLDPPARLEVQGLLAYAEDEAGGLMSPRFARVRPDLTVDQAITWLRKQAREKLETIYYVYVIDAEQHLCGVVSFRELFQAPPDKRVRDVMQVDVVTARDDLDQERLSRLFRDWGLLAIPVVDEAGRMKGIVTVDDIVDVVEEEATEDIQKIGGSEALDEPYLTISLPRMLKKRGGWLAVLFLGEMLTATAMAAYEDEIARAVVLALFVPLIISSGGNSGSQASTLVIRAMAVGEVKVRDWWRVVRREFSSGLALGLLLGAIGIVRVLAGEALFHTYGEAAVGVALTVGFSLVGVVLFGTLSGSMLPLLLRRLGLDPASASAPFVATLVDVTGLLIYFSAASLLLRGTLL; the protein is encoded by the coding sequence ATGAGCAAGGAACTCGAGTCCCTGAACGAAGAGGAACTCCTCGAAGCCTGGCCGCTCCTCAGCACGGAGGAGCGGTCCGAGGGGATCCGCCTCCTCGACCGCCAGCAGCAGGAGGATCTCTTCCTCGCCCTCGGTGGCAGGGATCAGCACGCCTTTCTCGCCTCGCTGCCGCAGACCGAGCGCCGCTCCTGGGTGCGGATGCTCCCCCCGGACGACGCAGCGGATCTGGTGCAGGAGGCGCCGCCGGAGGAGCGGCAGCGGCTCCTCGCGCTCCTCGATCCGCCGGCGCGCCTCGAGGTGCAGGGGCTGCTCGCCTACGCGGAGGACGAAGCCGGTGGCCTGATGAGCCCCCGCTTCGCCAGGGTGCGCCCCGATCTCACCGTGGATCAGGCGATCACCTGGCTGCGCAAGCAGGCCCGGGAAAAGCTGGAGACGATCTACTACGTCTACGTGATCGACGCGGAGCAGCATCTCTGCGGCGTGGTCTCCTTCCGCGAGCTCTTCCAGGCGCCGCCGGACAAGCGCGTCCGCGACGTGATGCAGGTCGACGTGGTCACCGCCCGGGACGACCTGGATCAGGAGCGCTTGAGCCGCCTCTTCCGGGATTGGGGCCTCCTCGCCATCCCGGTCGTGGACGAGGCCGGCCGGATGAAGGGCATCGTCACCGTCGACGACATCGTCGACGTGGTCGAGGAGGAGGCCACCGAGGACATCCAGAAGATCGGTGGCTCCGAGGCCCTCGACGAACCCTACCTCACCATCTCGCTGCCGCGAATGCTCAAGAAGCGCGGCGGGTGGCTCGCGGTGCTCTTCCTCGGCGAGATGCTCACCGCCACGGCGATGGCGGCGTACGAGGACGAGATCGCCCGGGCGGTGGTCCTCGCCCTCTTCGTCCCGCTCATCATCTCCAGCGGCGGCAACTCGGGTTCGCAGGCGTCGACGCTGGTCATCCGCGCCATGGCCGTGGGCGAGGTGAAGGTGCGCGACTGGTGGCGGGTGGTGCGCCGCGAGTTCTCCTCGGGGCTCGCCCTGGGGCTGCTCCTCGGCGCCATCGGCATCGTCCGCGTCCTCGCCGGCGAGGCGCTCTTCCACACCTACGGCGAAGCGGCGGTAGGCGTGGCGCTCACGGTGGGCTTCAGCCTCGTCGGCGTGGTGCTCTTCGGCACGCTCTCCGGATCGATGCTGCCGCTGCTCCTGCGCAGGCTCGGCCTCGATCCGGCCAGCGCGTCGGCGCCCTTCGTCGCCACGCTGGTCGACGTGACCGGCCTGCTCATCTATTTCAGCGCCGCGAGCCTGCTGCTCCGCGGCACCCTGCTCTAG
- a CDS encoding general stress protein B has translation MAEQKKGGMTVQEAGRLGGEKGGKIVRERYGHDFYEEIGKKGGQTVARERGHAFYEEIGRKGGETVAREKGPGFYSEIGHKGGQRVRELIEEGKKRR, from the coding sequence ATGGCAGAGCAGAAGAAGGGCGGCATGACCGTCCAGGAGGCCGGCCGGCTCGGCGGCGAGAAGGGCGGCAAGATCGTCCGGGAGCGCTACGGGCACGATTTCTACGAGGAAATCGGCAAGAAGGGCGGCCAGACGGTCGCGCGTGAACGAGGTCACGCGTTCTACGAGGAGATCGGCCGCAAGGGCGGCGAGACCGTGGCACGCGAGAAGGGACCGGGCTTCTACTCCGAGATCGGCCACAAGGGCGGGCAGCGCGTCCGCGAGCTGATCGAAGAGGGGAAGAAGCGCCGTTGA
- a CDS encoding helix-turn-helix domain-containing protein, producing MDGQILLRVEEAAKRLGFGRSKVYEMAASGELPVVRFGRSVRIPAAELERWVAGKVERGATSEAA from the coding sequence ATGGACGGACAGATTCTCTTGAGGGTCGAGGAAGCGGCGAAGCGGCTCGGCTTCGGTCGATCGAAGGTCTACGAGATGGCCGCCAGCGGTGAGTTGCCGGTGGTGCGGTTTGGGCGTTCGGTGCGAATCCCCGCCGCCGAGCTCGAGCGTTGGGTCGCGGGAAAGGTCGAGCGCGGCGCCACCTCGGAGGCCGCGTAA
- a CDS encoding L-threonylcarbamoyladenylate synthase, which yields MADAPILAIDPNHPQPRHIERAVASLEAGGVIAYPTDTYYAIGCDLMNKKAVEKLYRLKGRPAGKPLSFLCSDLSDISRYAKVSNWAYKVMKRLVPGPYTFVLPATKLTPEIAMTKQKTVGIRVPDAAIPMALVERLGHPLLTTSATYGDETLLDPRDIKSLLGHGLELIIDGGYQLNEPSTVVSLVDDHVEVLREGKGPVEAIG from the coding sequence ATGGCCGACGCACCCATTCTCGCGATCGATCCGAACCACCCGCAGCCGCGCCACATCGAGCGCGCCGTTGCCAGCCTCGAGGCCGGTGGCGTGATCGCCTATCCCACCGACACGTACTACGCGATCGGCTGCGATCTGATGAACAAGAAGGCGGTCGAGAAGCTCTACCGGCTCAAAGGGCGTCCTGCAGGCAAGCCGCTCTCCTTCCTCTGTTCCGATCTCTCCGACATCTCGCGCTACGCGAAGGTCTCCAACTGGGCCTACAAGGTGATGAAGCGCCTGGTGCCCGGTCCCTACACCTTCGTCCTCCCGGCGACGAAGCTGACGCCGGAGATCGCGATGACGAAGCAGAAGACCGTGGGCATCCGCGTCCCCGATGCGGCGATCCCGATGGCGCTGGTGGAGCGGCTCGGCCACCCGCTGCTCACCACCTCCGCCACCTACGGCGACGAGACCCTGCTCGATCCCCGCGACATCAAGTCGCTGCTCGGCCACGGCCTCGAGCTGATCATCGACGGGGGCTACCAGCTCAACGAGCCCTCCACCGTCGTCTCCCTCGTGGACGATCACGTCGAGGTGCTGCGCGAGGGCAAGGGGCCGGTCGAAGCGATCGGCTAG
- a CDS encoding KGG domain-containing protein, whose protein sequence is MADERKKGGMTVQEAGRKGGEKVASERGHGFYEEIGKKGGQTVARERGHEFYEEIGRKGGETVAREKGPGFYSEIGHKGGQRVRELIEEGKKGQKK, encoded by the coding sequence ATGGCTGACGAGAGGAAGAAGGGCGGAATGACGGTGCAGGAGGCCGGCCGCAAGGGGGGCGAGAAGGTCGCTTCCGAGCGTGGTCACGGCTTCTACGAAGAGATCGGCAAGAAGGGCGGCCAGACCGTCGCCCGCGAGCGCGGTCACGAGTTCTACGAGGAGATCGGCCGGAAGGGCGGCGAGACCGTCGCCCGCGAGAAGGGCCCCGGCTTCTACTCCGAGATCGGCCACAAGGGCGGGCAGCGCGTCCGCGAGCTGATCGAAGAGGGCAAGAAGGGCCAGAAGAAATAA
- a CDS encoding general stress protein B, whose protein sequence is MAEEKKSKGAMSVAEAGRKGGERVKRERGRAFYEEIGRKGGETVARERGREFYEEIGKKGGETVKAERGAAFYEEIGKKGGETVKAERGMPFYEEIGRRGGQKVRELIEEGKRSAGTNKSEE, encoded by the coding sequence ATGGCCGAGGAGAAGAAGAGCAAGGGCGCGATGAGCGTCGCAGAGGCGGGCCGCAAGGGTGGTGAGCGCGTGAAGCGCGAGCGCGGTCGGGCCTTCTACGAGGAGATCGGCCGGAAGGGCGGCGAGACCGTGGCCCGCGAGCGCGGCCGCGAGTTCTACGAGGAGATCGGCAAGAAGGGCGGCGAGACCGTCAAGGCCGAGCGTGGAGCTGCCTTCTACGAGGAGATCGGCAAGAAGGGCGGCGAGACGGTGAAGGCCGAGCGCGGCATGCCCTTCTACGAGGAGATCGGCCGCCGCGGCGGCCAGAAGGTCCGCGAGCTGATCGAGGAAGGGAAGCGCTCCGCGGGGACGAACAAGTCCGAGGAGTGA
- a CDS encoding KGG domain-containing protein, protein MAEEKKGGMTVQEAGKKGGDKVARERGHQFYEEIGRKGGETVARERGHEFYEEIGRKGGHIGGEKVARERGHGFYEEIGHKGGQRVKELIEEGKKHGK, encoded by the coding sequence ATGGCTGAAGAGAAGAAGGGCGGGATGACCGTCCAGGAGGCCGGCAAGAAGGGTGGCGACAAGGTCGCCCGCGAACGCGGCCACCAGTTCTACGAAGAGATCGGGCGCAAGGGCGGCGAGACCGTCGCCCGCGAGCGCGGTCACGAGTTCTACGAAGAGATCGGCAGGAAGGGCGGCCACATCGGTGGCGAGAAGGTCGCCCGCGAGCGCGGCCACGGCTTCTACGAGGAGATCGGACACAAGGGCGGCCAGCGCGTCAAAGAGCTGATCGAGGAAGGCAAGAAGCACGGGAAGTAG
- a CDS encoding adenine phosphoribosyltransferase, with protein sequence MDRIIRELIRDVPDFPQKGIVFKDVTPVLGDRVAFRRTLDLLAENYVGKHIDKVVAIEARGFIFGSALAYALGAGFAIVRKPGKLPWHVDEERYGLEYGTDVLQIHVDAVQPGERVLVLDDILATGGTARAAKRLVERRGAEVVGFGFVAELGFLHGRKLLEHDEIFSIVTY encoded by the coding sequence ATGGACCGCATCATCCGCGAGCTGATCCGCGACGTTCCCGACTTCCCGCAGAAGGGGATCGTCTTCAAGGACGTCACCCCCGTCCTCGGCGACCGGGTCGCCTTCCGGCGCACCCTCGATCTCCTCGCCGAGAACTACGTCGGCAAGCACATCGACAAGGTCGTGGCGATCGAGGCCCGCGGCTTCATCTTCGGCTCGGCGCTCGCCTACGCCCTGGGCGCGGGCTTCGCCATCGTCCGCAAGCCCGGCAAGCTCCCGTGGCACGTCGACGAGGAGCGCTACGGCCTCGAGTACGGCACCGACGTGCTCCAGATCCACGTGGACGCGGTGCAGCCCGGCGAGCGGGTCCTCGTCCTCGACGACATCCTCGCCACCGGCGGCACCGCGCGCGCGGCGAAGCGTCTCGTCGAGCGGCGCGGTGCCGAGGTGGTCGGTTTCGGCTTCGTCGCCGAGCTCGGCTTCCTGCACGGCAGGAAGCTCCTCGAGCACGACGAGATCTTTTCGATCGTCACCTACTGA
- a CDS encoding HK97 family phage prohead protease: MTSEQRRAPVRWGALPAYERRSPQATASTDDALLVGYAVLYDSPSITLRQYDRTFREIIRPGAFDDSLALGDRIEVRWNHERHRVVGDNHGGGLRLFPTPHGIAFAIEPSRSYLGSRLVGAVRREELRMSFRFHCTEHAFEHRGGEMVRVVKRGRLEDVAPVTSPAYPDTWIAALPSAPEASRTDATILDWIRLLDIENRAPRYWRTT, from the coding sequence GTGACGAGCGAGCAGAGACGCGCCCCGGTTCGCTGGGGCGCTCTCCCTGCCTACGAACGGCGTAGCCCCCAGGCCACCGCGTCGACGGATGACGCGCTCCTCGTCGGCTACGCCGTGCTCTACGACAGCCCGTCAATCACCCTGCGCCAGTACGACCGCACCTTCCGCGAGATCATCCGCCCCGGCGCTTTCGACGACTCCCTCGCACTGGGGGATCGCATCGAGGTGCGGTGGAACCATGAGCGGCACCGCGTCGTCGGCGACAACCACGGCGGCGGGCTGCGGCTCTTCCCAACCCCCCACGGCATCGCCTTCGCCATCGAGCCATCCCGCTCCTACCTCGGCAGCCGACTTGTCGGCGCCGTGCGCCGCGAAGAGCTGCGGATGAGCTTCCGCTTCCACTGCACCGAGCACGCTTTCGAGCACCGCGGCGGCGAGATGGTGCGCGTGGTGAAGCGCGGACGGCTCGAGGACGTGGCCCCCGTCACATCGCCTGCCTACCCCGACACCTGGATCGCTGCACTCCCTTCGGCCCCCGAGGCAAGCCGAACGGACGCAACGATCCTCGACTGGATCCGGCTTCTCGACATCGAAAACCGAGCGCCTCGCTACTGGAGAACGACATGA